A portion of the Oxynema aestuarii AP17 genome contains these proteins:
- a CDS encoding c-type heme family protein — translation MRIKNLKLARQFTLFLSVVFVLSIAFCGTILSDALQKKARDEVATQSLLLMQTMNAVRTYTSQEINPLLAPQLETETVFIPETVPAYSARQVFENLRDSPEYKNFFYKEAVVNPTNLRDLPDGFEQETIAKFRQNPELKETWGYRQLFGEQVFYKARPIQITEASCLRCHGDPKTAPKSLLATYGNQTGFGWNLNETIGIQTVYVPSEAVFSLSRQYWAGVMGTFIVTFAIAIVLINILLKRHVIHPLQPMARVAEKIGTEQLDDTLERDRDLKQLATLSRQQDELGHLARIFQQMAHGVYLRERQLGQQLQQLQQLQRQSQESPVNSTSSSRDRTDPSYLNALLNKAKQLRGDRPQ, via the coding sequence ATGAGAATTAAAAATCTCAAACTGGCACGTCAATTCACCCTCTTTTTATCCGTGGTCTTTGTCCTGTCGATCGCCTTTTGCGGGACGATTCTCTCCGATGCTTTGCAAAAAAAAGCACGGGACGAAGTCGCCACTCAAAGTCTGCTGCTCATGCAGACCATGAACGCCGTTCGCACCTATACCAGCCAAGAAATTAACCCCTTACTCGCACCGCAACTCGAAACCGAAACTGTCTTTATCCCGGAAACTGTTCCCGCTTATTCCGCCCGTCAAGTCTTTGAAAATTTGCGCGACAGTCCGGAATACAAAAACTTTTTTTATAAAGAAGCTGTTGTCAACCCGACCAATTTGCGCGATCTCCCCGACGGATTCGAGCAAGAAACGATCGCCAAATTTCGCCAAAACCCGGAGTTAAAAGAAACCTGGGGATATCGGCAATTATTCGGGGAACAAGTCTTTTATAAAGCCCGACCGATTCAAATCACCGAAGCCAGTTGCTTGCGCTGTCACGGCGACCCCAAAACGGCTCCCAAAAGTCTGCTCGCGACCTATGGCAACCAAACCGGGTTTGGCTGGAACTTGAATGAAACGATCGGCATTCAAACCGTTTACGTCCCCTCCGAAGCCGTGTTTTCTCTCAGTCGCCAGTATTGGGCCGGGGTGATGGGGACGTTTATCGTCACCTTTGCGATCGCCATTGTATTAATTAATATCTTGCTCAAACGCCACGTCATCCATCCCCTGCAACCGATGGCGAGAGTGGCAGAAAAAATTGGCACGGAACAACTCGACGACACCCTCGAACGAGATCGAGATTTAAAACAACTGGCGACTCTCTCCCGACAACAAGACGAACTCGGTCATCTAGCCCGTATTTTTCAACAAATGGCTCACGGGGTTTACTTGCGCGAGCGACAACTCGGTCAACAACTGCAACAACTGCAACAATTGCAACGGCAAAGTCAAGAAAGCCCGGTCAATTCGACCAGTTCGAGCCGCGATCGCACCGACCCGAGTTATTTAAATGCCCTGTTAAACAAAGCCAAGCAGTTACGCGGCGATCGCCCGCAATAA
- a CDS encoding phage tail protein, whose protein sequence is MTQARDLLPLRLELMPTTSAAIAAQPTGRAIAPFQDHSPLQNNLVRETPKPPCQLVVHPGAPAELLVRIQNLSQSRLEIALDLDGDFPSHWCRIGIEGQEIPPQARREAVLYFHLPDNFFETDSPFPNDRCLSLDYRGHIYIRYSLDGDTWQVMAPETFNLFVRPDSVYLDFLPELYREVDFIGRVLSLFEQAFEPTVQTLDLLWAYLDPLTAPEGLLSFLASWVGWQLDPRLSIERQRHLIGQAIQLYSWRGTRRGLRLYLNLYTNLPLDEDRPEKEKRISIQEVFTQGFVLGETQLGEDAIVGGGKPYHFIVRLRPGPGDRLDEALVRQIIEQEKPAFCTYELYIEPSSD, encoded by the coding sequence ATGACTCAAGCCCGCGACCTACTGCCCTTACGCCTCGAACTGATGCCGACGACCTCGGCAGCGATCGCGGCACAACCCACAGGGCGGGCGATCGCGCCATTTCAAGACCACTCCCCCTTACAAAACAATCTCGTCCGAGAGACCCCCAAACCCCCCTGTCAACTCGTCGTCCATCCCGGGGCACCCGCCGAACTGCTCGTTCGCATCCAAAACCTGAGTCAGTCCCGCCTGGAGATTGCCCTCGACCTCGATGGGGACTTTCCCAGTCATTGGTGTCGCATCGGGATCGAAGGACAAGAAATTCCCCCACAGGCCCGGCGAGAAGCCGTTCTCTACTTCCACCTGCCCGATAACTTCTTCGAGACAGATTCCCCATTCCCCAACGACCGTTGCCTATCCCTGGACTATCGCGGTCACATTTACATTCGCTACAGTCTCGACGGCGACACCTGGCAGGTCATGGCGCCGGAAACCTTTAACCTATTCGTGCGGCCCGACAGCGTGTATCTGGATTTTTTACCGGAACTTTATCGGGAAGTCGATTTTATCGGGCGGGTCTTAAGCTTGTTCGAGCAAGCCTTCGAGCCGACAGTACAAACCTTAGACTTATTGTGGGCGTATCTCGATCCGCTCACGGCCCCCGAAGGCTTGTTATCCTTTCTCGCCTCTTGGGTGGGGTGGCAACTCGATCCGCGCTTGAGTATCGAACGACAGCGCCATTTAATCGGACAGGCGATCCAACTGTACAGTTGGCGCGGAACGCGGCGGGGATTGAGATTGTACCTGAATTTGTACACGAATTTACCCCTCGACGAAGACCGACCGGAAAAGGAAAAACGGATTAGCATTCAGGAAGTGTTTACCCAAGGGTTCGTGTTGGGAGAAACGCAACTGGGAGAAGATGCGATCGTCGGCGGGGGTAAACCGTATCACTTTATCGTGCGATTGCGCCCGGGACCGGGCGATCGCCTCGACGAAGCCCTCGTTCGGCAAATTATCGAGCAGGAAAAACCCGCCTTTTGTACTTACGAACTCTACATCGAACCGAGTTCCGACTAG